The window CTACTGTCTTTAGTTTATCTAATAAATTATTATCAACATTATCATTTAGAAACTTTAATTCGTTTTTATTATTTTCTAAAATATAATTAATAATATATTTAATTAATTCTTCTCCTAATTTGATATTTTCTTCTAACGAACTATATGCTACCTCTGGTTCTACCATTCAAAATTCAGCTACATGCCGAGAAGTATGAGACTTCTCGGCTCGAAAAGTTGGTCCAAAAGTATAAACACGATTAAATGCTTGTGTATATGCTTCAGCATTTAATTGTCCAGAAACAGTTAAATTAGCCTTTTTAGAAAAGAAATCTTGTTGATAATTATTATCTTCTTCACGAGTTGTCACAATAAATGCTTCACCTGCACCTTCAGCATCATTACTAGTAATAATTGGCGAATGCAAATATAAAAAGTCATTTCTTTGAAAAAAGCAATGAATCGCATAACTAACACTACTTCTAATCTTAAAAATAGCTCAAAACTTATTAGTTCGAGCTCGCAAATGAGCAATTTCTCGTAAATATTCATTAGAATGTTCTTTTTTTTGTAATGGATATTGTTCCACAGCATTATTATATATTTTTATATTTGTTGCTTTAATTTCAAACAATTCCTTACCTTTATCTGGCAAAACTAATACTCCTGTTACTGCAATTGAAGAACCTGTTCGCAAACTTTTAATTTCA is drawn from Spiroplasma endosymbiont of Clivina fossor and contains these coding sequences:
- the asnS gene encoding asparagine--tRNA ligase translates to MLIKKLYETYKALVGQEITLKGWVRTNRDSGKVGFISLNDGSYLDSIQVVYNQEIRIFNEIKSLRTGSSIAVTGVLVLPDKGKELFEIKATNIKIYNNAVEQYPLQKKEHSNEYLREIAHLRARTNKFWAIFKIRSSVSYAIHCFFQRNDFLYLHSPIITSNDAEGAGEAFIVTTREEDNNYQQDFFSKKANLTVSGQLNAEAYTQAFNRVYTFGPTFRAEKSHTSRHVAEFWMVEPEVAYSSLEENIKLGEELIKYIINYILENNKNELKFLNDNVDNNLLDKLKTVVTVKFVVMTYDDTIMELIKVKDRFENQNIHWGMDLQTEHERYLCEQLTNKPTFITNYPQVIKAFYMKTNEDNKTVQAMDLLVPGIGELIGGSQREDNYEKLLAKMQMANLDIKDFQWYLNLRQYGYAPSGGFGLGLERLIMYLTGMTNIRDVLPFPRVPNNLEF